One Ostrinia nubilalis chromosome 6, ilOstNubi1.1, whole genome shotgun sequence genomic region harbors:
- the LOC135072366 gene encoding carotenoid isomerooxygenase-like: MAASDKLYPNCDASVWLRSCEQEVTEPLDGEITGELPEWLRGTLLRNGPGSLKVGDMRFKHLFDSSALLHRFAIHEGSVTYQCRFLQSSTYKRNQAAQRIVVSEFGTKAVPDPCHTIFDRVASVFKPDETISDNAMISLYPFGDEIYAFTEGPVIHRIDPVTLDTMERKNMMDSIALVNHTSHPHVMPNGDVYNVGMSVVKGRVKHVVVKFPFTEKGDMFARARVVGSLRPRWPLHPAYMHTFGITEKYFVIVEQPLAVSLYGALRSQVAGAPLADSLHWYPDQDTHIVLISRSTGKEERRYCTEPLFFLHIINAFERDGTLVLDLCAYKDAKAIDAMYVQAIENMQSNADYAEWFRGRPQRLELPLDATTPARVAARPLAALGCETPRIHYDAFNGRPYRYFYAISSDVDAEYPGAVIKVDTWTGATLTWSSADCYPSEPVFVPAPDAKSEDDGVLLSALVYGRDARRVALLVLCARSLRRRALAAFRTPSPAPKCLHGWFLPHAPQA; the protein is encoded by the exons ATGGCCGCCTCCGACAAGCTGTACCCCAACTGCGACGCCAGCGTGTGGCTGCGCTCCTGCGAGCAGGAGGTCACCGAGCCTCTCGACGGAGAAATAACAG GCGAGCTACCGGAATGGCTGCGCGGGACCTTGCTGCGCAACGGGCCGGGCTCGCTGAAGGTCGGCGACATGCGCTTCAAGCACCTCTTCGACAGCTCCGCGTTGCTACACCG GTTTGCGATCCATGAGGGAAGCGTGACGTACCAGTGCCGCTTCCTGCAGTCCAGCACATACAAGCGCAACCAGGCGGCGCAGCGCATCGTGGTCAGCGAGTTCGGCACCAAGGCCGTGCCCGACCCCTGCCATACCATATTCGACAG AGTCGCATCGGTGTTCAAGCCGGACGAGACGATCTCCGACAACGCTATGATATCGCTGTACCCTTTTGGCGACGAGATATACGCTTTCACGGAGGGACCGGTCATTCACAG gATAGACCCAGTGACCCTGGACACGATGGAACGCAAAAACATGATGGACTCCATAGCGTTGGTGAACCACACCTCCCACCCGCACGTTATGCCCAACG GTGACGTGTACAACGTGGGCATGTCGGTGGTGAAGGGCCGCGTCAAGCACGTCGTGGTCAAGTTCCCGTTCACAGAGAAGG GCGACATGTTCGCGCGCGCGCGCGTGGTGGGCAGCCTGCGCCCGCGCTGGCCGCTGCACCCCGCCTACATGCATACCTTCG GCATCACAGAGAAGTACTTCGTGATCGTGGAGCAGCCGCTGGCGGTGTCGCTGTACGGTGCTCTACGCTCCCAGGTGGCCGGCGCGCCGCTCGCCGACAGCCTCCACTGGTACCCCGATCAGGAC ACGCACATCGTGCTGATCAGCCGCAGCACGGGCAAGGAGGAGCGGCGCTACTGCACGGAGCCGCTGTTCTTCCTGCACATCATCAACGCCTTCGAGCGCGACGGCACGCTCGTGCTGGACCTCTGCGCCTACAAGGACGCCAAGGCCATCGACGCCATGTACGTCCAGGCTATCGAG AACATGCAGAGCAACGCAGACTACGCGGAGTGGTTCCGCGGGCGGCCCCAGCGGCTGGAGCTGCCTCTGGACGCGACGACGCCGGCGCGGGTGGCCGCCCGCCCGCTGGCCGCGCTCGGCTGCGAGACGCCGCGCATACACTACGACGCCTTCAACG GTCGTCCGTATCGCTATTTTTATGCCATCAGTTCAGATGTTGATGCGGAATATCCTGGTGCG GTGATCAAGGTGGACACGTGGACGGGCGCCACGCTGACGTGGAGCAGCGCCGACTGCTACCCCAGCGAGCCCGTGTTCGTGCCCGCACCCGACGCCAAG AGCGAGGACGACGGCGTGCTGCTGAGCGCGCTGGTGTACGGGCGCGACGCGCGGCGCGTGGCGCTGCTGGTGCTGTGCGCGCGCTCGCTGCGGCGCCGCGCGCTCGCCGCCTTCCGCACGCCCTCGCCCGCGCCCAAGTGCCTGCACGGCTGGTTCCTGCCGCACGCTCCACAGGCCTAA
- the LOC135072775 gene encoding retinol dehydrogenase 13-like, with translation MTGKVVIVTGANRGIGFHTAQDLARRGARVVLACRDEARGPRARDQIITETGNSNVVYKHLNLSSLSSVRTFCEDILKSEERLDVLVNNAGAYGLGGRYTDYGIVEVMQVNYFSIFMLTDLLLPMIKERRGRVVNVTSLLQYIGHLNLDHINEKGSELMTYANSKFCLMTFTVELARRLRGSGAAALAVHPGVVRTDLTRSSSSLV, from the coding sequence ATGACTGGGAAAGTAGTCATAGTGACGGGAGCTAACAGAGGGATAGGCTTCCACACGGCGCAGGACCTGGCCCGCCGAGGAGCGCGCGTCGTCCTCGCCTGCAGGGACGAGGCCAGGGGCCCCCGCGCGAGAGACCAGATCATCACAGAAACGGGCAACTCCAACGTAGTTTATAAACACCTCAACCTGTCTTCTTTATCATCAGTAAGAACATTCTGCGAGGACATACTCAAATCTGAAGAAAGGCTGGACGTGCTAGTGAATAACGCCGGGGCGTACGGCCTAGGCGGCCGGTACACGGACTACGGAATCGTCGAAGTGATGCAAGTGAATTACTTTTCAATTTTTATGCTGACGGATCTCCTGCTGCCCATGATCAAGGAGCGACGCGGGCGTGTCGTCAACGTGACCTCGCTTCTCCAGTATATCGGACACTTGAATCTGGATCACATCAACGAGAAGGGAAGCGAACTGATGACGTACGCGAACAGTAAGTTCTGCCTGATGACGTTCACGGTGGAGCTGGCGCGGCGGCTGcggggcagcggggcggcggcgctGGCGGTGCACCCGGGGGTCGTCCGGACCGACCTCACGCGCTCCAGCAGCTCGCTGGTGTAG